The following coding sequences lie in one Paroedura picta isolate Pp20150507F chromosome 10, Ppicta_v3.0, whole genome shotgun sequence genomic window:
- the UBE2D3 gene encoding ubiquitin-conjugating enzyme E2 D3 isoform X4, translating into MFHWQATIMGPNDSPYQGGVFFLTIHFPTDYPFKPPKVAFTTRIYHPNINSNGSICLDILRSQWSPALTISKVLLSICSLLCDPNPDDPLVPEIARIYKTDRDKYNRLAREWTEKYAML; encoded by the exons A tgtttcattGGCAAGCCACAATTATGGGGCCT AATGACAGTCCATATCAAGGCGGTGTTTTCTTCCTGACAATTCACTTTCCTACAGACTACCCTTTCAAACCACCTAAG GTTGCATTTACAACAAGAATTTATCATCCAAATATTAACAGTAATGGCAGCATTTGTCTCGACATTCTAAGGTCACAGTGGTCTCCTGCTCTAACTATTTCTAAAG TTCTCTTATCCATTTGTTCACTGCTATGTGATCCCAATCCAGATGATCCCCTAGTGCCAGAGATTGCACGTATCTATAAAACAGACAGAGACAA GTACAATAGGTTAGCAAGAGAGTGGACAGAGAAATACGCTATGCTGTAG
- the UBE2D3 gene encoding ubiquitin-conjugating enzyme E2 D3 isoform X1 — MDGSEDKKKIKGNLADHERKELSDLARDPPAQCSAGPVGDDMFHWQATIMGPNDSPYQGGVFFLTIHFPTDYPFKPPKVAFTTRIYHPNINSNGSICLDILRSQWSPALTISKVLLSICSLLCDPNPDDPLVPEIARIYKTDRDKYNRLAREWTEKYAML; from the exons ATGGATGGGTCTgaagacaaaaagaaaatcaaaggAAATCTGGCAGATCATGAGAGAAAG GAACTTAGCGACTTGGCCCGTGACCCTCCAGCACagtgttctgcaggccctgttggagatGACA tgtttcattGGCAAGCCACAATTATGGGGCCT AATGACAGTCCATATCAAGGCGGTGTTTTCTTCCTGACAATTCACTTTCCTACAGACTACCCTTTCAAACCACCTAAG GTTGCATTTACAACAAGAATTTATCATCCAAATATTAACAGTAATGGCAGCATTTGTCTCGACATTCTAAGGTCACAGTGGTCTCCTGCTCTAACTATTTCTAAAG TTCTCTTATCCATTTGTTCACTGCTATGTGATCCCAATCCAGATGATCCCCTAGTGCCAGAGATTGCACGTATCTATAAAACAGACAGAGACAA GTACAATAGGTTAGCAAGAGAGTGGACAGAGAAATACGCTATGCTGTAG
- the UBE2D3 gene encoding ubiquitin-conjugating enzyme E2 D3 isoform X2, translating into MDGSEDKKKIKGNLADHERKELSDLARDPPAQCSAGPVGDDMFHWQATIMGPNDSPYQGGVFFLTIHFPTDYPFKPPKVAFTTRIYHPNINSNGSICLDILRSQWSPALTISKVLLSICSLLCDPNPDDPLVPEIARIYKTDRDKYNRISREWTQKYAM; encoded by the exons ATGGATGGGTCTgaagacaaaaagaaaatcaaaggAAATCTGGCAGATCATGAGAGAAAG GAACTTAGCGACTTGGCCCGTGACCCTCCAGCACagtgttctgcaggccctgttggagatGACA tgtttcattGGCAAGCCACAATTATGGGGCCT AATGACAGTCCATATCAAGGCGGTGTTTTCTTCCTGACAATTCACTTTCCTACAGACTACCCTTTCAAACCACCTAAG GTTGCATTTACAACAAGAATTTATCATCCAAATATTAACAGTAATGGCAGCATTTGTCTCGACATTCTAAGGTCACAGTGGTCTCCTGCTCTAACTATTTCTAAAG TTCTCTTATCCATTTGTTCACTGCTATGTGATCCCAATCCAGATGATCCCCTAGTGCCAGAGATTGCACGTATCTATAAAACAGACAGAGACAA GTACAACAGAATATCTCGGGAATGGACTCAGAAGTATGCCATGTGA
- the UBE2D3 gene encoding ubiquitin-conjugating enzyme E2 D3 isoform X3 encodes MALKRINKELSDLARDPPAQCSAGPVGDDMFHWQATIMGPNDSPYQGGVFFLTIHFPTDYPFKPPKVAFTTRIYHPNINSNGSICLDILRSQWSPALTISKVLLSICSLLCDPNPDDPLVPEIARIYKTDRDKYNRLAREWTEKYAML; translated from the exons atggcGCTAAAACGCATCAACAAG GAACTTAGCGACTTGGCCCGTGACCCTCCAGCACagtgttctgcaggccctgttggagatGACA tgtttcattGGCAAGCCACAATTATGGGGCCT AATGACAGTCCATATCAAGGCGGTGTTTTCTTCCTGACAATTCACTTTCCTACAGACTACCCTTTCAAACCACCTAAG GTTGCATTTACAACAAGAATTTATCATCCAAATATTAACAGTAATGGCAGCATTTGTCTCGACATTCTAAGGTCACAGTGGTCTCCTGCTCTAACTATTTCTAAAG TTCTCTTATCCATTTGTTCACTGCTATGTGATCCCAATCCAGATGATCCCCTAGTGCCAGAGATTGCACGTATCTATAAAACAGACAGAGACAA GTACAATAGGTTAGCAAGAGAGTGGACAGAGAAATACGCTATGCTGTAG